The window GGGTCACGAGGACCAATGTCAGCGCGTTCATCTCTATTGTCGTGCTGGCTACCGCTGGCAGAAGGCGGCCATGGCCCGCAGCGCCCGGTCCGCGGACCTGAACACCGGCAGGCCGTGCTTGCGCGCCTCGGCCACGTACGGCTCGTAGAGCGAGCCGCAGGCCACGCTGCAGACCACCGGCTTGCCCGAGGCCTTGGCCAGTTCCCCCAGCTTGGCCGGGAAGGATCCCGCCAGGCCTTCCTCCGGCAGGGTCTTCATGGCCGGCGTCAGGGGGATGCCGGCCGCCACCAGGCCGTCCACCTGCGGCGATTCCAATACGGCGGCCGCGATCTCGATCAGGGCGGCGTCCGTAGCCATGGGCGTGACGTCCAGGGGGTTGCGTACGTCCACGATGGAGTCGAGCTTGTGCTTCCGGAGTATCTCGGCCAGCCTTCTGCCCAGGGGACCGTCCGTGGCCGCGGCGCTCACCGGGCCCTGAGGCAGGATGCTGTCGGCCGTGCCCGCGGTCTCGAAGCCCGCGTTGCTCAGGACGAAAAGCCGTCCCTGGCCCGCGGGGCGGCCGTGGCAGAAGCATGACATCTGCACCAGCTCCTCGAAATGGTCGAAGTTCTCCGCGAACAGGGCGCCCGCGGCGTTGAGCACGGAGCGGGCCACCACGAAATCTCCGGCGATGGAGGCCGTATGCCCCATCACCGCCTTGGTCCCGGTCGGAGTGCGGCCGGCTTTGTAAACGATGACGGTCTTGCCCGTGGCCCGGGCCCGGGCCACGCTGTGCGTGAGCTTGAGGCCGTCCTCCTCCTTCAAGCCCTCCAGATACACCAGGATCACCTTGACCGTCTCGTCCTCCACCAGCTGTTCCACGTAGTCGCAGACGGTGACGTCCATCTGGTTGCCCACGGTCACGCAGTAGGCGGGCTTGAGCCACTCCATCTTGCTCACCACGGAGATGACGAAGGCTCCGCTCTGGCTGACGAAGGCGGTGCGCGCGTGGGCGGGGTTCTCCTCCGCGCCGAGGACGAGCTTCTTCTTGGGGATGAAGAAGGTGTTGACCTTGGCCGGCACGGAGACGATGCCCAGGGAGTTTCCGCCCGAGACCGCGAAATCCGGGTTCTTCCTGCGGCCCTCGGCGATCACGTCCAGGACCTCGTTGTGCACCCCTTCGCTGCCGGATTTCTCGCCCATGCCTCCGGAGATGAGGGCGACTCCGCGGACCTTCCCGGACTCGGCCGAGTCGCGCAGCAGGGCCGGGACCTCGGGCGAGGGCACGGCCACCACGAACATGTCCACCGGCTCCGGGAAGTCGGCGGGGCTCTTGAAGCACTTGGCGCCGTCGATCTCCCCCGCGTAGTCCTTGAGCACGAACAGGCGCTTCTTGTCGAATCCGGCCTCGATCACGTTGCCCAGGATGATGCGGCCCATGTTCATCTTCTTCTCGCTGACTCC of the Elusimicrobiota bacterium genome contains:
- a CDS encoding acetate--CoA ligase family protein codes for the protein MNEIESLLSHAAQEGRWALSEIEVYDVLDRLGLDTPKRDLVALSRIPLPEAGLKTLLATLPGEKVVLKVSSHKTLHKTEAGGVKVCAKADAAARLSEMKSKFKDADGILVTEFVPHAVFSLGQELMLGARADKAFGPIMTLGIGGTDAEGLTSALKPGFSPAIAAVKLVSDGGGWQRFLDRAWIWRYVSGNVRGGQRLAEDAAMLRWLDGFQRLLAHFSDGCGCAWAIEEVEVNPLAVSDERIVALDGVLRFRKAQSGTRVFPSARAVWSLLKPATVAVAGVSEKKMNMGRIILGNVIEAGFDKKRLFVLKDYAGEIDGAKCFKSPADFPEPVDMFVVAVPSPEVPALLRDSAESGKVRGVALISGGMGEKSGSEGVHNEVLDVIAEGRRKNPDFAVSGGNSLGIVSVPAKVNTFFIPKKKLVLGAEENPAHARTAFVSQSGAFVISVVSKMEWLKPAYCVTVGNQMDVTVCDYVEQLVEDETVKVILVYLEGLKEEDGLKLTHSVARARATGKTVIVYKAGRTPTGTKAVMGHTASIAGDFVVARSVLNAAGALFAENFDHFEELVQMSCFCHGRPAGQGRLFVLSNAGFETAGTADSILPQGPVSAAATDGPLGRRLAEILRKHKLDSIVDVRNPLDVTPMATDAALIEIAAAVLESPQVDGLVAAGIPLTPAMKTLPEEGLAGSFPAKLGELAKASGKPVVCSVACGSLYEPYVAEARKHGLPVFRSADRALRAMAAFCQR